GATAGGCGAAGCCTCCCGATACCTCTACGGACCGGATTACTTTATGAAACACGACGTCCTACTGGTCACCCTCAACTATCGCGTTGGTGTCTTGGGTTTTTTGAGTCTGAAAGACAAGACGCTCAAGGTACCAGGCAATGCGGGTCTGAAGGACCAAATCCAGGCACTTCGCTGGGTCAAGGACAACATAGCCAGTTTCAATGGTGATCCCGAGAATATAACCGTCATGGGTGAGTCAGCTGGCGGAAGTTCCACCCACATCCTCATGCAATCGGAGCAGGCTAGAGGGCTCTTCCATCGCGCCATCGTGCAATCTAGCTCGGCTTTATGTGCCTGGGCCACGCATCCGGATCGAAAGTGGCCCCAACGTTTAGGGCAAGGAATTCGGCTACACCGGTGACTTGGAAAGCGAAAAGCAACTGTTGGACTTTTTCCAGCAGATACCAGCTGATAAGTTGACCCTGCACTGCAATGCGATTATGACGCAGGAGGAGCAGCGCGACTATGAGATCTTGGCCTTTGCCCCGGTTATCGAACCATACGTGGGCGAGGATTGTGTGGTTCCGAAATCCCAACATGAACAGTTACCCAGCGCCTGGGGCAATCAGATTCCAATGATCATTGGCGGCACCTCTTTCGAGGGACTCTTCTCGTATCAGTCAACTTTGAGGGATCCGCTTTACATGTTGAGTGCTTTTGAGGCCATAATTCCAAAGCAGGTGCGTAATGCCGTCGATAAGGATGAGCTGGCGGAGATGGTGAGGAGGCTAAAGAAATCCTATTTCGATGATCCTGAACGGTCCAGCATGGAGCTGTACGAATGTCTGCACATTCTGAGCGTCAAAAACTTCTGGCATGACATTCATCGCACTTTGCTCGCCAGATTGACCTATGCGGCCAGCTCATCCACGTATCTATACCGATTCGATATGGATTCACCGCACTATAATCAATACAGGATCTTGAATTGCGGCAAAAAGGTGAGGGGTGTGTGCCATGCTGACGACCTCTCCTTACATGTTCTACGGAATACTCTCCAGCAAACTGGACAAGAATACACCTGAATATCGTACCATTGAGCGGTTGATTGGCATGTGGACATCGTTTGCCACCACTGGAGATCCCAATTGCGATATTATCGCACCCGTGAAGTGGGACCCATTGCGACCAGGTGCTCCGGAACACTGCCTTAACATTGCCGATGGTCTGGAGTTCATGCCATTGCCGGAAAGCAAACAGTTTGTTGTATGGGATAGTTTTTATACCAGGGAGAGTCTCTACTGAAAACGTTAAACTACAAAACCAAATAATTtcaggaaaattaaaaagctttatATGGTGTCCTTATTTCAAATATGCTTCTTCATACATAATGTGCGATTTAACTAAGACACATTACTTAAGAATGAATCTTGTATTTCAGAAGTCGTTTTacgttgtttttgttgatgTATTTTTATAGTCTTTGTAACTTTCACTTTTATAGTGAAGACTTTAGTCTTTAGAAAATTTGCtgcttttgaatttattagctttaaaaccagtttttgtacaatttttgtatgccaaactttaaactaaataaaccGAAAGAGAAAATACAGCTAATCTTTGTCAGtgacaaaatcaattaatgcgaaaaaagaattttatcaAGGTCTGATAAAGGGTAAGCCAAACGTTTTAATATTACACAAGAATAACCCATAGACCGAAGGCGACTGTTCCAATTATCCCACTCCAAAAATAATTCGCTTAATGTATTCTCTTGggttttatttccatttttataatGGCAACGTTTTCGGTTGGAATTGATTTCGCAGCCAGTTTTATCCGGATCTAGTGTCTGGGTCGTGTATGCTCTTCTTTTATTGACTTTTGGGCAGGCTGCCAGAAAATTCTTGGGAGCCAAGGAAATACCGCAGGTCATTGTTGTCAATCTCATAATATGTTCTTCTTTTACTGATTTGTTCTACATTCCCCATCCATTCACAAACTCATAAATGTATGAAATGtttaaacaacaattaatCTTCGGTTTTGGAGAATTAAGCCttgcaatttgaaattttgtttaatgacTTTCACAGGAAAAAAGAACTTTTATggagaattttaaaatgccatTGCAAACATAAACTTGATTTATAATGGTTGGTATTTTTAGACAAACGAGAAACAAGTTGGGTTTATTTGCACATCAATATGGAGCTAACTGACTAAATACATGGTTTATCTGCAACGAAGTCGGGATTACCCtttaaaatgtctttaaattttattcaggAAGAATTGGTTTTGTGTTCATGTAAGTAGAACAttctactttttaaaatagttataaatgtataaaaaatctAGAGagtaattattttcaatcttACTTAAATACAATAATCATCTAGCAAAGTTGAtggttaaaaacaaaataatacaaatttcttCTGCACATTTCAGAGGGTATCTTAAGCGATTTGTTTATACAATTGTTTATAACATGCCTCGATATAGTTTATGGCTTTCGTTTATTTCGGTTCTGGCATAGAGCCAGACCAACGgatcgatttaaattttcttacttttttcatgatttgattttgtttgctCGCACTCGgtttgctttaaataaaatttgagcataaatatttaaattgtttttcgcACATTTCGTTGAATGGAAAATGGGTGCGCGTCATTGGGGGAGGAAAACGCGCTGGTTGGTCTGTAGGTAGGCCCGGTTTGGTTGCTTTTCTGGCAGCCGGCCAAAAGAGAATTTCCATGGTTTACTgggttaaatttaattaatttgtctCGTCGCCCCAGCCCAGTGCCCAGTCGCTATGATTTTCCCAGtttgattatttattcatCCTGCATTTTCCTGAATAGGCTTGTGGACACTCCGCACCTCTCACCTCTCACCTCTCACGCCCTTCTCTGCATTGCagcatttgccattttatttgtctttatttatatgtttattatttcgtGGGCGCACTCATTTTTTTCACcgcttatttttgtttgggcTTTACTTTTTCCTGCGAAATTTACACAATTCCAATTAAtggcatttaattatttatccGGCATTTTACACATTGCATTCCCGAGTTTCGAGAGGCGACTGTGAGCTGCGGCAGCGACGCAGGCAGCGTCTCACCAGCTGTgagttttgcatttttatggcaTGTTGGAAATTTCTGCgctgaatttaaaattcaaattgttttggtttcgttGCGGTGGGTGGCGATGGGTGACTATGGGGGGTGAGCCCctacaaattaatttacatttgtgGGCTTTGTTGCGTTCGAACGAGTGGGTGGCGAATGGGGTGTTCTCAAAAGTGTTGAggataaaattatattaaattaaggtattaatcatttttttttatataatttctgaaatttaattatccTTTGAAAATACTGAAAA
The sequence above is drawn from the Drosophila gunungcola strain Sukarami chromosome 2R unlocalized genomic scaffold, Dgunungcola_SK_2 000011F, whole genome shotgun sequence genome and encodes:
- the LOC128255577 gene encoding LOW QUALITY PROTEIN: esterase B1 (The sequence of the model RefSeq protein was modified relative to this genomic sequence to represent the inferred CDS: deleted 2 bases in 2 codons) is translated as MDLRVGFADKLKLGAKIIAHKVVQYKLGTGQTKVLTTKYGQLKGQLRKTVYDGEIYYSFEGIPFAQPPVGELRFRAPQPPKSWQGVRDCTFARAKPMQRNPIIKIAEGSEDCLYLNVYAKKLETPKPLPVMVWIFGGGFQIGEASRYLYGPDYFMKHDVLLVTLNYRVGVLGFLSLKDKTLKVPGNAGLKDQIQALRWVKDNIASFNGDPENITVMGESAGGSSTHILMQSEQARGLFHRAIVQSSSALCAWATHPDRKWPQRLGKEFGYTGDLESEKQLLDFFQQIPADKLTLHCNAIMTQEEQRDYEILAFAPVIEPYVGEDCVVPKSQHEQLPSAWGNQIPMIIGGTSFEGLFSYQSTLRDPLYMLSAFEAIIPKQVRNAVDKDELAEMVRRLKKSYFDDPERSSMELYECLHILSVKNFWHDIHRTLLARLTYAASSSTYLYRFDMDSPHYNQYRILNCGKKVRGVCHADDLSYMFYGILSSKLDKNTPEYRTIERLIGMWTSFATTGDPNCDIIAPVKWDPLRPGAPEHCLNIADGLEFMPLPESKQFVVWDSFYTRESLY